From a region of the Streptomyces sp. NBC_00193 genome:
- the treS gene encoding maltose alpha-D-glucosyltransferase, whose translation MMINDPVPDTFEDTPAKDRDPDWFKRAVFYEVLVRSFHDSNGDGVGDLKGLTAKLDYLQWLGVDCLWLPPFFASPLRDGGYDVADYTSVLPEFGDLADFVEFVDAAHTRGMRVIIDFVMNHTSDQHEWFQQSRKDPDGPYGDYYMWADNDKQFQDARIIFVDTETSNWTYDPVRKQYYWHRFFSHQPDLNYENPAVVEEIVSALRFWLDLGIDGFRLDAVPYLYAEEGTNCENLPRTHTLLKAVRAEIDAHYPDTVLLAEANQWPEDVVDYFGDFEKGGDECHMAFHFPVMPRIFMAVRRESRYPVSEILAKTPAIPDRCQWGIFLRNHDELTLEMVTDEERDYMYAEYAKDPRMRANIGIRRRLAPLLDNDRNQMELFTALLLSLPGSPVLYYGDEIGMGDNIWLGDRDGVRTPMQWTPDRNAGFSSCDPGRLNLPVIMDPVHGYQVTNVEAAMASPSSLLHWTRRMIEVRKANPAFGLGSYTELPSSNPAVLAFLREYGDDLVLCVHNFSRFAQPTELDLRSFNGRVPVELTGDVRFPPIGEWPYLLTLAGHGFYWFRLRSEAQPPRA comes from the coding sequence ATGATGATCAACGATCCCGTCCCCGACACCTTCGAGGACACCCCCGCCAAGGACCGCGATCCCGACTGGTTCAAGCGGGCGGTCTTCTACGAGGTCCTCGTACGGTCCTTCCACGACAGCAACGGCGACGGCGTGGGTGACCTCAAGGGGCTCACCGCCAAACTGGACTACCTCCAGTGGCTCGGCGTCGACTGCCTGTGGCTGCCGCCGTTCTTCGCCTCTCCCCTGCGCGACGGGGGCTACGACGTCGCCGACTACACCTCCGTGCTGCCCGAATTCGGCGACCTCGCCGACTTCGTGGAGTTCGTGGACGCGGCGCACACCCGCGGCATGCGGGTGATCATCGACTTCGTGATGAACCACACGAGCGATCAGCACGAGTGGTTCCAGCAGTCCCGCAAGGACCCGGACGGTCCCTACGGCGACTACTACATGTGGGCCGACAACGACAAGCAGTTCCAGGACGCCCGCATCATCTTCGTCGACACCGAGACGTCGAACTGGACGTACGACCCGGTCCGCAAGCAGTACTACTGGCACCGGTTCTTCTCCCACCAGCCGGACCTCAACTACGAGAACCCGGCCGTCGTCGAGGAGATCGTCTCCGCGCTGCGCTTCTGGCTCGACCTCGGGATCGACGGCTTCCGCCTCGACGCCGTGCCCTACCTGTACGCCGAGGAGGGCACCAACTGCGAGAACCTGCCGCGCACCCACACCCTCCTCAAGGCGGTCCGCGCCGAGATCGACGCGCACTACCCGGACACCGTGCTGCTCGCCGAGGCGAACCAGTGGCCCGAGGACGTCGTCGACTACTTCGGGGACTTCGAGAAGGGCGGGGACGAGTGCCACATGGCCTTCCACTTCCCCGTCATGCCGCGCATCTTCATGGCGGTCCGAAGAGAGTCCCGCTACCCGGTCTCCGAAATCCTGGCGAAGACCCCGGCGATCCCGGACCGCTGCCAGTGGGGCATCTTCCTGCGCAACCACGACGAGCTCACGCTCGAAATGGTCACCGACGAAGAGCGCGACTACATGTACGCCGAATACGCCAAGGACCCGCGGATGCGGGCCAACATCGGCATCCGGCGCCGGCTCGCCCCCCTGCTGGACAACGACCGCAACCAGATGGAACTGTTCACCGCCCTGCTGCTGTCGCTGCCCGGTTCGCCGGTGCTGTACTACGGCGACGAGATCGGCATGGGCGACAACATCTGGCTCGGCGACCGCGACGGCGTGCGCACGCCGATGCAGTGGACCCCGGACCGCAACGCCGGTTTCTCCTCGTGCGATCCGGGCAGGCTGAACCTGCCGGTCATCATGGACCCGGTCCACGGGTACCAGGTGACCAATGTCGAAGCGGCGATGGCCTCACCGTCTTCGCTGCTGCACTGGACCCGCCGGATGATCGAGGTCCGCAAGGCCAACCCGGCCTTCGGACTGGGCTCGTACACCGAACTGCCCTCGTCCAACCCGGCGGTGCTCGCCTTCCTCCGTGAGTACGGGGACGACCTGGTGCTGTGCGTGCACAACTTCTCGCGCTTCGCGCAGCCCACCGAGCTGGACCTGCGGTCGTTCAACGGGCGGGTCCCGGTGGAACTCACCGGCGACGTCCGTTTCCCGCCGATCGGCGAATGGCCGTACCTGCTGACCCTGGCGGGCCACGGCTTCTACTGGTTCCGCCTGCGCTCGGAAGCGCAACCGCCGCGCGCGTAG